The proteins below are encoded in one region of Brachyspira intermedia PWS/A:
- a CDS encoding N-6 DNA methylase, which produces MKKLKSSKYKNLYDILQSVSYKHTIAKVFYDFIAMTALNISIGISLNPEEIKNRIEQLKKISDHYDKNEMELFNTFKLEIANEYQNNRYQDVLGTLFQELNLTNEYKGQFFTPYELSYCMNKITFDKSLLKERDFIHCYEPAVGSGGFVIASCQIAEELGYNYAEKLIWTVNDVDLMCVYMSFIQLNLIGAAALIQHCNTLSMKVFDRFYTLGYILNRCSQRLQIEEHCNKMLKIIKDVQKIS; this is translated from the coding sequence ATGAAAAAATTAAAATCATCTAAATATAAAAACTTATATGACATATTACAAAGTGTTTCTTATAAACATACTATAGCTAAAGTATTCTATGATTTTATAGCTATGACAGCTTTAAATATTTCTATAGGAATAAGTCTTAATCCTGAAGAAATAAAAAACAGAATAGAACAGCTTAAAAAAATATCTGATCATTATGATAAAAATGAAATGGAGCTTTTTAATACCTTCAAATTAGAAATAGCAAATGAATATCAGAACAATAGATATCAAGATGTTTTAGGTACATTATTTCAGGAGCTAAATCTTACAAATGAATATAAAGGCCAGTTTTTTACACCTTATGAATTATCATATTGTATGAATAAAATCACTTTTGATAAATCTTTATTAAAAGAAAGAGATTTCATTCATTGTTATGAACCAGCAGTAGGAAGCGGAGGTTTTGTTATAGCCTCATGTCAGATAGCTGAAGAATTAGGATATAATTATGCTGAAAAATTAATATGGACCGTAAATGATGTTGATTTGATGTGTGTATATATGTCATTCATACAATTAAACTTAATAGGAGCTGCTGCTTTGATACAGCATTGTAATACATTGAGTATGAAAGTTTTTGATAGGTTCTATACACTTGGATATATTTTAAATAGATGCAGTCAAAGACTTCAAATAGAAGAACATTGTAATAAAATGTTAAAGATAATAAAAGATGTACAAAAAATAAGCTAG
- a CDS encoding AAA family ATPase, translated as MRRIHKLQIADNSYCLQSYKKYLEELKETARDGKDPNCTKCDEYRFVKSPDDLSFSGRSYKLPTMCDCVSDEKSKISEKIERIESIIKTYNLLFGTLDNEMTLDLFAERFNQTELINSIKKYLNVGSTMSLYFRGKSGTGKTTMLKMLWQIYAINNIKVMYMKASHFEDLHKNLFNQNAKDKDMKATIDKKIDNAKNADIIMIDDIDSVGFHYAIDGYYKIFDNIRSGEKTVILTSNKSYDDLLKGLNKKTDAEYIKGRLTSRLLNLKVVDIEMQKFKIKSNKLAS; from the coding sequence ATGAGGCGTATTCACAAATTGCAAATTGCGGATAACAGTTATTGTCTGCAAAGCTACAAAAAATATTTGGAAGAATTAAAAGAAACAGCAAGGGACGGAAAAGACCCAAATTGTACTAAATGCGATGAGTACCGATTTGTAAAATCTCCAGATGATTTAAGTTTTTCAGGAAGAAGCTACAAACTGCCTACTATGTGCGACTGTGTCAGCGATGAAAAAAGTAAAATATCAGAAAAGATAGAAAGAATTGAGAGCATTATCAAAACATATAATTTATTATTTGGTACATTAGACAATGAAATGACTTTGGATCTTTTTGCAGAAAGATTTAATCAAACTGAGCTGATTAATTCTATAAAAAAATATTTGAATGTAGGAAGTACAATGTCCTTATATTTCAGAGGTAAAAGTGGAACAGGCAAAACTACAATGCTTAAAATGTTATGGCAGATATACGCTATTAATAATATAAAAGTAATGTATATGAAAGCAAGCCATTTTGAAGATTTACATAAAAACTTATTTAATCAAAATGCTAAGGATAAAGATATGAAAGCTACTATTGATAAAAAAATAGATAATGCCAAAAATGCAGATATTATTATGATAGATGATATTGATAGCGTTGGCTTTCATTACGCTATCGATGGATACTATAAAATATTTGATAATATAAGAAGCGGAGAAAAAACAGTTATTCTCACATCAAATAAAAGTTATGATGATTTATTAAAAGGTTTGAATAAAAAAACTGATGCTGAATATATCAAAGGAAGACTTACAAGCCGTCTTCTAAACTTAAAAGTAGTAGATATAGAAATGCAGAAGTTTAAAATCAAATCTAATAAATTAGCATCATAG
- a CDS encoding SAVED domain-containing protein, translating into MKDNNKIFDYMTEDDNIKRVKIFHSIRGNAQNFGEMPPIDLQIDLDKEYKEYKNEKENKIDNVIKKLKNIILSKFKEKNITKDYPIVLYAIAPNSILVSIAYILEKYGYNFVFLPKPKDSLSWGFKDIEIDEPELKSFVESKSNVMRIDNINHPIGIILSGQSNINDIEQVYKDDKNLILNKGFDYSYSNIITITHQVILEEHSHKSLVNKRCYYLFTKKIDEIFDDIVKYRNLEEVHILSSIPANGLLYVGQKMADYKYDYLTFYIYNYSSDNNRYELGAILNSNLLEY; encoded by the coding sequence ATGAAAGATAATAATAAAATTTTTGATTATATGACTGAAGATGATAATATTAAAAGAGTTAAAATATTTCATTCTATAAGAGGAAATGCTCAGAATTTTGGAGAAATGCCTCCTATTGATTTGCAAATAGATTTAGATAAAGAATATAAAGAATACAAAAATGAAAAAGAAAATAAAATAGATAATGTTATAAAGAAATTAAAAAATATCATATTATCAAAGTTTAAAGAAAAAAATATAACTAAAGATTATCCTATAGTACTTTATGCAATAGCTCCTAATAGCATACTTGTTTCTATTGCTTATATATTAGAGAAATACGGATATAATTTTGTTTTTCTCCCAAAGCCAAAAGATTCATTATCTTGGGGATTTAAAGATATAGAAATAGATGAGCCTGAATTAAAAAGTTTTGTAGAAAGCAAATCAAATGTTATGAGAATAGATAATATTAATCACCCAATAGGAATAATATTATCAGGACAATCAAATATTAATGATATAGAACAAGTTTATAAAGATGATAAAAATCTTATTCTTAATAAAGGATTCGATTATTCATACAGCAATATCATCACAATAACACATCAAGTAATATTAGAAGAGCATTCACATAAAAGTTTGGTAAATAAAAGATGCTATTATTTATTTACTAAAAAGATAGATGAAATTTTTGATGATATAGTAAAATATAGAAATTTAGAAGAAGTTCATATATTAAGTTCCATACCTGCTAATGGACTTTTATATGTAGGACAAAAAATGGCTGATTATAAATATGATTATTTAACATTTTATATATATAATTACAGCAGCGACAATAACAGATATGAACTCGGGGCAATACTTAATAGCAATTTATTAGAATACTAA
- the tsaD gene encoding tRNA (adenosine(37)-N6)-threonylcarbamoyltransferase complex transferase subunit TsaD, which yields MKILGIDTSCDDTSAAIVEDGKNVLSSVLSSSIDAHKEFQGVVPEIAARKHLEAILYVIDKALKDANTTLDDIDLFAVTNRPGLLGSLLVGVASAKSLAFSLNKPLLALDHIAAHIYSPHLTNDIEFPYIALVVSGGHTIITEVHDYGEYKVVGTTLDDAVGEAYDKVSKFLNLGYPGGPIIDRLAKEGNKEAIKYPIVLLNGIDEFNFSYSGLKTACVYSTKKYLKEGYEATNENIAAAFQISAIEPLYIKTLKYAEKSGIKRVTLSGGVACNSYLRDRFGNSKDFECYLPALKYTTDNAAMVAGLAYHMKDKQDFADYNLDCFSRVLNKK from the coding sequence ATGAAAATATTAGGTATAGACACTTCATGCGATGATACTTCTGCTGCTATAGTTGAGGACGGAAAAAATGTACTTTCTTCAGTATTAAGCTCATCAATAGATGCACATAAAGAATTTCAAGGAGTAGTTCCTGAAATTGCTGCAAGAAAACATTTGGAAGCCATACTCTATGTAATAGATAAAGCATTAAAAGATGCAAATACCACTTTAGATGATATAGATTTATTTGCAGTTACCAACAGACCCGGACTTTTAGGATCTTTACTTGTTGGAGTGGCAAGTGCAAAATCATTGGCATTTTCTTTAAACAAGCCATTATTAGCTTTGGATCATATAGCGGCACATATTTACTCGCCTCATCTTACAAATGATATAGAGTTTCCTTATATAGCATTAGTTGTATCTGGAGGACATACTATAATAACCGAAGTGCATGATTACGGTGAATATAAAGTTGTAGGTACTACTTTAGATGATGCTGTAGGTGAAGCTTATGATAAAGTTTCAAAGTTTTTAAATCTAGGATATCCGGGCGGTCCTATAATAGACAGATTAGCTAAAGAAGGAAACAAAGAAGCAATAAAATATCCTATTGTATTATTAAACGGAATAGATGAATTTAATTTCTCATACAGCGGACTTAAAACTGCATGCGTTTATTCTACAAAAAAATATCTTAAAGAAGGATACGAAGCAACTAATGAAAATATAGCTGCTGCATTTCAAATAAGTGCAATAGAGCCTTTATATATCAAAACTTTGAAATATGCTGAAAAAAGCGGTATTAAAAGAGTTACATTATCCGGCGGAGTGGCATGCAATAGTTATTTGAGAGATAGATTTGGAAACTCTAAAGACTTTGAATGTTATCTACCTGCTTTAAAATACACGACAGATAATGCTGCTATGGTTGCAGGGCTTGCTTATCATATGAAAGATAAACAGGATTTTGCTGATTATAATTTAGATTGTTTCTCAAGAGTTTTGAATAAAAAATAA
- the purB gene encoding adenylosuccinate lyase, producing MIKRYTRKEMGELWSLQNEFQVMLDVEIAACEAMAEIGEIPAEAVKNIKEKATFTVERIAEIEKETNHDIISFVTAVQENVGEGGQYIHKGLTSSDVKDTALAVMMKRSAEIILDDLKRLSEVLLRRAKEHKYTPCIGRTHGIHAEPMTLGLKFILWYDENERNIKRVEEAKKQVSVGKLSGAVGTYSNIDPRIEEIVCKKLGIEADKVSTQIIQRDRHAQYLTTLAIVASSLEKFATEIRNLQRTDIREAEEYFSEKQKGSSAMPHKRNPITCERISGLARIVRGNALASMEDITLWHERDISHSSVERVILPDSTIAVDYAINKFIDIVDKLLIYPEAMKANIEKTGGLIFSQRILISLVNKGIDRDNAYRWVQRNAMKRWLNNEDFRENVHKDEDITKYLSSQEIDDCFDYAYYLRNIDVIMKRFGI from the coding sequence ATGATAAAGAGATATACTAGAAAAGAGATGGGAGAACTTTGGAGCTTGCAAAATGAGTTTCAGGTTATGCTTGATGTTGAGATTGCTGCTTGTGAGGCTATGGCTGAAATAGGAGAGATTCCTGCAGAGGCAGTAAAGAATATTAAAGAAAAAGCAACTTTTACAGTAGAGAGAATTGCTGAAATAGAAAAAGAAACTAATCATGATATTATATCATTTGTAACTGCTGTTCAAGAGAATGTAGGTGAGGGCGGACAATATATACATAAAGGCTTAACTTCAAGTGATGTTAAAGATACTGCATTAGCTGTTATGATGAAAAGATCTGCTGAAATTATATTAGATGATTTAAAAAGATTATCAGAAGTATTATTAAGAAGAGCCAAAGAACATAAATATACTCCTTGCATAGGACGTACTCATGGTATACATGCTGAGCCTATGACATTAGGTTTAAAATTTATTTTATGGTATGATGAGAATGAAAGAAATATAAAAAGGGTAGAGGAGGCTAAAAAACAGGTTTCTGTTGGTAAGCTTTCAGGTGCAGTTGGTACTTATAGTAATATTGACCCTAGAATAGAAGAAATAGTTTGTAAAAAATTAGGTATAGAAGCTGATAAAGTTTCTACTCAAATAATACAAAGAGACAGACATGCACAGTATCTTACAACTTTAGCTATTGTTGCTAGTTCATTAGAGAAATTTGCTACAGAGATTAGAAACCTTCAAAGAACAGATATAAGAGAAGCAGAAGAATATTTCAGTGAAAAGCAAAAAGGTTCATCTGCTATGCCTCATAAAAGAAACCCTATCACTTGTGAAAGAATATCAGGTTTAGCAAGAATAGTAAGAGGTAATGCTTTGGCTTCTATGGAAGATATTACACTTTGGCATGAAAGAGATATAAGCCATTCATCAGTAGAGAGAGTTATACTTCCAGATTCTACTATTGCAGTTGATTATGCTATTAACAAATTCATTGATATAGTAGATAAGCTTTTAATTTATCCTGAAGCTATGAAAGCAAATATTGAAAAGACAGGCGGTTTAATTTTCAGCCAAAGAATTTTGATAAGCTTAGTTAATAAAGGCATTGACAGAGATAATGCTTACAGATGGGTACAAAGAAATGCAATGAAAAGATGGCTCAATAATGAAGACTTTAGAGAGAATGTTCATAAAGATGAGGACATTACAAAATATTTAAGCTCTCAGGAAATTGACGACTGTTTTGACTATGCATACTATCTAAGAAATATTGATGTTATAATGAAAAGATTCGGAATATAA